The following DNA comes from Proteiniborus ethanoligenes.
TTTCTGCTGAAAGATTTAAAGGGCAGAAGGTTATGGAAAAACCAATGAATACTGAACAATATGAAGCAGAGTTAATAAAATGGGAAAAAGAACGTGCAGAAGCATTAAAGGCAGCTGGCAAATAAAAAAAGCAAAGCAAGGACTATTATTAAAATAGTCCTTGCTTTATACAAATATCAGGCAATAACAGTTTGACAAGACGAAAAGGGGGAGTGATATGCTAAAATATTCACTCAAAAGATTATTTCAATCTCTAATAACACTTTTTATTATTATAACAGTAGTATTTCTTTTAATGAGATTAATGCCTGAAGAAGGCTACTTTGCAGAAAGCTATGAAAAGCTAGATGAAGCACAAAGAGAAGCTATTTTAACTAGTATGGGACTTAGAGATCCAATACATGTACAATTAAGTAATTTTTATAAAGCACTATTAGCAGGAGATTTAGGTAAATCAATTATTTATAGACCTAAAGTGCCTATTACTGATATTCTTAAAACTAAAATTCCCTATTCCTTGTATTTTGGCTTAGCAGCTATGGGAATATCATTAATTGCAGGTATTCCTTTAGGAATTACCATGGCTCGAAGTAAAAGTGGGATTTGGGATAAACTTGGAACAGGATATATAGTATTTATCAATGCAGTTCCAGCAGCGGTTTACTATTTGTTTTTACAATTATATGTGACAGATATTTTAAAACTACCAATATTATTCAAGCCTGACAATCCAACTAGTTGGATTTTACCAGCAGTATCCATGTCTTTAGGTAGTACTGCATCCTATGCAATGTGGATGAGGAGATACATGGTAGATGAAATAAATAAGGACTATGTTAGATTAGCTAGGGCAAAAGGGCTTAAGGATAAAGGAATAATGGTAAAGCATGTCTTTCGCAATGCTTTTGTTCCTATGGCTCAGTATTTACCTACATCCTTGTTATTCACAATATCAGGATCTATCTATATAGAATCCCTGTATTCAATTCCTGGTATGGGAGGACTTTTAGTAGATGCCATACAAAGGCAAGATAATTCCTTAGTTCAAGCATTAGTACTTATTTATTCATCTATAGGTATAATTGGTCTTTTTTTAGGAGACATACTTATGGCAGCATTTGATCCACGTATAAATTTACAAAAAAAGGGGGGCGCTAGATAATGGGTAGTAAGACTATAGATAAATTATCAGATAATATTAATCAAAATCTATTTGAGTTTGCAGAATATGATGATGAAGCGGCTAAACGTGCAGGCTATTCTAATTATTCCTACTGGCGCTCTACCTGGCAGGTTTTTACACAAAACAAAGTAGCAGTATTCTTGCTATTTCTGATTATAGGACTGCTAATATTTACAGCTATACAACCATTTTTACCAAATCAAAAATCTCCAACGAAAATTTACATTGATGAAAAAACTAAAATGCAGCTTAGAAACCACAAGCCAGATTCTGAATTTTGGTTTGGAACTAATTCAATAGGTCAAGATTTGTGGGCTCGTATATGGAGTGGAACTAGAACCTCCTTATCAATCGGCATCTTAGTAGGTCTTTGGGAGGCTGTAGTAGGTATTATAATAGGAGCCATGTGGGGATATGTTAGAAGCTTAGACCGTCCTATTACTGAAATTTATAATGTTATAAACAACATACCCACTACTATTATTCTTATTCTATTAACTTATATAATGAGGCCTGGTCTAAGTACAATGATATTTGCCATGTGTATGACTGGATGGTTAGGTATGGCACGCTTTGTACGTAATCTTATAGTTATTATAAGAGACAGAGAATACAATTTAGCTTCAAGATGCTTAGGAACTCCTACTAGAAGAATAGTAACAAAAAATCTACTGCCTTATTTAGTTTCTGTAATTATGCTTAGAATAGCATTGGCTGTTCCTGCAGCAATTGGCTATGAAGTTTTCCTAACTTATATTGGACTTGGATTACCTGTTAGCATTCCATCCTTAGGCAACCTAATAAATGAAGGTAGAGCTCTTATGATGGTTCCATCATTACGTTATCAGTTAATATTCCCAGCTGTAGTTCTTTCAGTTATTACAATATCCTTTTATGTAATGGGCAATGCTTTTGCAGATTCGGCGGATCCAAGAAACCATGTTTAGGAGGTGTACTATGAAGGAAGAAAAAGTAATATTATCTGTTAAGGATTTAGTGGTTAAATTTAGACTTCGTGGGAAAATACTGACTGCAATAAGAGAAGCTTCTCTTCATGTTTATGAAGGAGAAAGCCTTGCTATAGTTGGAGAATCAGGCTCAGGTAAATCAGTATTTACAAAGACCTTCATGGGGCTTCTAGATGCAAACGGTTGGGTAGACTCAGGTGAAATAATTTTTGAAGGAGAAGACCTAGCTAAATATAAACGTGAAAATGATTGGATTAAAATAAGAGGCAAAAACATAGCTATGGTATTTCAAGATCCAATGACCTCATTAAATCCTCTAAAAACTATAGGAAAGCAAGTTCAAGAGGCTGTTGAGCTACATCAAGGTTTGAAAAAGGAAGAGGCTAAAAAAGCTGTAATTGAGATATTAAAGGATGTAGGCATACCTAATCCAGAAAAAAGATATAATCAATATCCTCATGAATTTTCTGGCGGAATGAGACAGAGAGTAGTTATAGCTATTGCAATAGCTTGTAAACCAAGAATACTTATTTGCGATGAGCCTACTACGGCACTAGATGTAACTATACAAGCACAAATACTTGGATTATTGAAGGAACTAAAGAAAAAGTACAATCTAACTACAATATATATAACTCATGACTTAGGCGTTGTAGCTAATGTTGCAGATAGAATAGCTGTAATGTATGCTGGTGATATTGTAGAAATCGGTACTAGTGAAGAGGTGTTTTACAATGGACAGCATCCATACACTTGGGCACTTCTATCTTCACTTCCACAGCTTGGCATTAAAGGAGAGCCCTTATATTCTATAAAGGGAACGCCTCCCAATCTATTCAATGAAATAATAGGTGATGCCTTTGCACCACGAAATCAAAGAGCACTTAAAATAGATTTTATTAAAAAACCACCTTATTTCTCAGTAAGTCCAACACATAAGGCAAAGACCTGGCTATTAGATCCTCGAGCACCAAAGGTAGAGCCACCAGAATCTATTAAAATACTTCGTCAGCAATGGGGGTTAGATAAGGATGCCTAATAAAGACAAAGAAATATTGTTAGAAGTAAAAAACCTACGGGTAGAATTCGGGAAAAAGAAAAAAAATAGATTTGCTGCCGTTAATGACGTAAGCTTTCATATCTATAAAGGAGAAATCTTTGGCTTAGTAGGAGAATCAGGCTCAGGTAAAACAACTATAGGAAGAGCCATAATCAGACTAAATGAAACTTCTGGTGGAGAAATATTTTTCAAAGGGGCTAAGATTAATGGTAAGATT
Coding sequences within:
- a CDS encoding ABC transporter permease; the encoded protein is MLKYSLKRLFQSLITLFIIITVVFLLMRLMPEEGYFAESYEKLDEAQREAILTSMGLRDPIHVQLSNFYKALLAGDLGKSIIYRPKVPITDILKTKIPYSLYFGLAAMGISLIAGIPLGITMARSKSGIWDKLGTGYIVFINAVPAAVYYLFLQLYVTDILKLPILFKPDNPTSWILPAVSMSLGSTASYAMWMRRYMVDEINKDYVRLARAKGLKDKGIMVKHVFRNAFVPMAQYLPTSLLFTISGSIYIESLYSIPGMGGLLVDAIQRQDNSLVQALVLIYSSIGIIGLFLGDILMAAFDPRINLQKKGGAR
- a CDS encoding ABC transporter permease, with translation MGSKTIDKLSDNINQNLFEFAEYDDEAAKRAGYSNYSYWRSTWQVFTQNKVAVFLLFLIIGLLIFTAIQPFLPNQKSPTKIYIDEKTKMQLRNHKPDSEFWFGTNSIGQDLWARIWSGTRTSLSIGILVGLWEAVVGIIIGAMWGYVRSLDRPITEIYNVINNIPTTIILILLTYIMRPGLSTMIFAMCMTGWLGMARFVRNLIVIIRDREYNLASRCLGTPTRRIVTKNLLPYLVSVIMLRIALAVPAAIGYEVFLTYIGLGLPVSIPSLGNLINEGRALMMVPSLRYQLIFPAVVLSVITISFYVMGNAFADSADPRNHV
- a CDS encoding ABC transporter ATP-binding protein, which produces MKEEKVILSVKDLVVKFRLRGKILTAIREASLHVYEGESLAIVGESGSGKSVFTKTFMGLLDANGWVDSGEIIFEGEDLAKYKRENDWIKIRGKNIAMVFQDPMTSLNPLKTIGKQVQEAVELHQGLKKEEAKKAVIEILKDVGIPNPEKRYNQYPHEFSGGMRQRVVIAIAIACKPRILICDEPTTALDVTIQAQILGLLKELKKKYNLTTIYITHDLGVVANVADRIAVMYAGDIVEIGTSEEVFYNGQHPYTWALLSSLPQLGIKGEPLYSIKGTPPNLFNEIIGDAFAPRNQRALKIDFIKKPPYFSVSPTHKAKTWLLDPRAPKVEPPESIKILRQQWGLDKDA